In Pseudothermotoga hypogea DSM 11164 = NBRC 106472, the following are encoded in one genomic region:
- the ftsZ gene encoding cell division protein FtsZ: protein MPFELSKQEKGKEAEKLTRKRIPIIKVIGVGGAGNNAVNRMAKMGLKNVVLIAVNTDVQVLEETEADLKIQIGERRTRGLGAGGNPKIGEEAALESLDKIEQVLKDTDMLFITAGFGGGTGTGATPVIAEAAKKLGVLTVAVVTTPFYFEGKERWQRAMEGLRKVKSSVDTLIKVSNNKLLEELPADVTAVEAFAAADETLHQGVRGISELITKRGYINLDFADVESVMRNAGVAMLGIGIGKGANRAAEAAKKAMTSRLMEQPVENAKAIILNVSAPKTVQLRELHLAASIVRQSCSEEADVKFGLIIDDDLKEDEMKVTVIATGFDQEERILFPETDIPAIYRLGLEDMTNA, encoded by the coding sequence ATGCCTTTCGAGCTGAGCAAGCAAGAGAAAGGTAAAGAAGCTGAGAAGCTGACAAGAAAGCGAATCCCCATCATAAAGGTCATAGGGGTGGGGGGTGCGGGCAACAACGCGGTGAACCGCATGGCCAAGATGGGTTTGAAAAATGTTGTGCTCATAGCGGTGAACACTGATGTGCAGGTTCTTGAAGAAACCGAAGCGGATCTGAAGATTCAAATAGGAGAACGCAGGACGCGTGGTCTTGGAGCGGGGGGAAATCCAAAGATTGGAGAGGAAGCCGCCCTGGAGAGTTTGGACAAGATAGAACAAGTCCTCAAAGACACTGACATGCTCTTCATCACCGCCGGGTTTGGCGGTGGGACTGGAACAGGTGCCACGCCGGTAATAGCCGAGGCGGCAAAAAAGCTGGGTGTGCTGACGGTTGCCGTTGTCACCACTCCTTTCTACTTCGAAGGCAAGGAAAGATGGCAGAGGGCAATGGAAGGATTGAGAAAAGTCAAGTCGAGTGTGGACACACTCATCAAGGTATCCAACAACAAGTTGCTCGAAGAGCTGCCCGCAGACGTGACGGCAGTCGAAGCATTCGCGGCGGCCGACGAGACGCTCCATCAGGGTGTGAGGGGCATCTCAGAACTCATAACTAAGAGGGGTTACATAAACCTTGACTTCGCTGACGTAGAATCGGTCATGCGCAACGCAGGCGTTGCGATGCTTGGTATAGGCATAGGAAAAGGCGCAAACAGAGCGGCAGAGGCTGCGAAAAAAGCCATGACGAGCAGGTTGATGGAGCAACCTGTGGAGAACGCTAAGGCAATAATACTGAACGTCTCCGCACCGAAGACTGTGCAACTCAGGGAACTCCATCTGGCCGCTTCAATTGTGAGGCAGAGTTGCAGCGAAGAAGCGGACGTCAAGTTCGGCTTGATCATCGACGATGATCTTAAGGAAGACGAAATGAAAGTCACAGTCATAGCGACCGGTTTCGATCAGGAAGAGAGGATACTCTTCCCGGAAACGGACATACCGGCGATCTACAGGTTGGGCCTGGAGGACATGACGAATGCCTGA